A genomic region of Kribbella sp. NBC_00382 contains the following coding sequences:
- the cydB gene encoding cytochrome d ubiquinol oxidase subunit II — translation MELTTVWFLIIAGLWIGYFVLEGFDFGVGILLRVLGRDEPERRAVITTIGPVWDGNEVWLIVAGAMTFAAFPEWYATLFSAFYLPLFAVLVSLILRGVALEYRGKRDDLVWRSRMDTIITASSALLPLLWGVAFANLVRGVPLDASHEFVGNLGTVLNPFALLGGVAFTALFIAHGAIFLALKTTGDLRERANRLASMAGLAAVVLVVGFLAWAHSQYGSGASAVVAGLAAVALVAGLVANRMAREGWAFVGTAAAVALGVVSLFVALFPNVMPSTLDPAWSLTVTNASSTPYTLKVLTVIAGIFTPLVMLYQGWTYWVFKKRVSVERVAVS, via the coding sequence ATGGAACTCACAACTGTCTGGTTCCTGATCATCGCGGGGCTGTGGATCGGGTACTTCGTGCTCGAGGGCTTCGACTTCGGGGTGGGCATCCTGCTCCGGGTGCTCGGCCGGGACGAGCCGGAGCGGCGTGCGGTGATCACCACGATCGGCCCGGTCTGGGACGGCAACGAGGTCTGGCTGATCGTGGCCGGCGCGATGACGTTCGCCGCCTTCCCGGAGTGGTACGCGACCCTTTTCAGCGCGTTCTACCTGCCGCTGTTCGCGGTCCTCGTGTCGTTGATCCTGCGCGGGGTTGCCCTTGAATACCGCGGCAAGCGTGACGATCTGGTGTGGCGCAGCCGGATGGACACGATCATCACGGCGAGCTCCGCGCTGCTGCCGCTGCTGTGGGGTGTCGCCTTCGCGAACCTCGTCCGCGGTGTGCCGCTGGACGCCTCACATGAGTTCGTCGGCAACCTGGGCACTGTCCTCAACCCCTTCGCCTTGCTGGGCGGGGTTGCGTTCACGGCGTTGTTCATCGCCCACGGCGCGATCTTCCTGGCCCTGAAGACGACCGGCGATCTGCGGGAGCGAGCCAACCGACTCGCGTCGATGGCAGGCCTGGCCGCCGTGGTGCTGGTGGTGGGCTTCTTGGCCTGGGCGCACTCGCAGTACGGAAGCGGGGCTTCGGCGGTGGTTGCTGGGCTGGCGGCAGTCGCTCTGGTCGCTGGGCTGGTTGCCAATCGGATGGCCCGGGAGGGCTGGGCATTCGTGGGAACAGCCGCCGCAGTCGCTTTGGGTGTCGTCTCGCTCTTCGTGGCCTTGTTCCCGAACGTGATGCCCTCGACGCTCGACCCGGCGTGGAGTCTGACGGTTACCAACGCCAGTTCTACGCCGTACACGTTGAAGGTGTTGACGGTGATCGCGGGGATCTTCACGCCGCTGGTGATGCTGTACCAGGGCTGGACCTACTGGGTGTTCAAGAAGCGGGTCAGTGTGGAGCGGGTGGCGGTGTCGTGA
- the cydC gene encoding thiol reductant ABC exporter subunit CydC, which produces MSSLVGWGGRGAGWLGLVRPERGVRWRLGLAVMAGVLASGAAVGLLATSAWLITTAAAKPPVLVLLVAIVGVRAFGVGRGVFRYVERLAAHDAAYRVLGATRARVTGRLEELAPAGLGSLRRGDLLARLLLDVDAVLDLWLRVVLPVVVAGVTALATVGLLVVLLPAAGAAVGVAVAVACSVVPWVTARSARRAEQAIAGDRGEVAAGATETLLTAADVVAFNATDAVLAEFAAADARLAAAERRSAWSAGLGNALLVLCVGGACLAGLVFGSQADISGPVFAVLVLTPLALADALGGIPATAQIATRVKASLTRVQDLLSAPTPVTEPTTPTELPVGRELVISHLDAGYPDRPVLRDVGLTVAAGSRVVVTGPSGSGKSTLASVLLRFLEPTAGQVALGGTRITDLNGDDVRSVIGLLTQESHVFDTSIRENLLLARPGASDLRLWRALYQARLGDFVESLPDGLDTMVGEHGARLSGGERQRLALARLLLADFDILVLDEPTEHLDDETGRALLADLYAAAGARSVLLLTHHPAQAPSSTHTLALPLASETLYAVSDAQ; this is translated from the coding sequence GTGAGCAGCTTGGTGGGATGGGGTGGGCGCGGGGCTGGGTGGTTGGGGTTGGTGCGGCCGGAGCGGGGGGTTCGGTGGCGGTTGGGGTTGGCTGTCATGGCTGGGGTGTTGGCGTCCGGGGCAGCGGTTGGGTTGTTGGCGACCTCTGCGTGGCTGATCACCACCGCGGCGGCGAAGCCTCCGGTGTTGGTGTTGTTGGTGGCGATTGTGGGGGTGCGGGCGTTTGGGGTGGGGCGGGGAGTTTTCCGGTATGTCGAGCGGTTGGCGGCGCATGATGCGGCGTATCGGGTGTTGGGGGCTACTAGGGCTCGGGTGACTGGGCGGTTGGAGGAGTTGGCGCCGGCTGGACTGGGGAGCTTGCGGCGTGGGGATTTGCTGGCTCGGTTGTTGCTTGATGTGGATGCGGTGTTGGACCTGTGGTTGCGGGTGGTGTTGCCGGTGGTGGTGGCCGGGGTGACGGCGTTGGCGACGGTGGGGTTGTTGGTGGTGTTGCTGCCAGCGGCGGGAGCCGCGGTGGGTGTTGCGGTGGCGGTTGCTTGCTCGGTGGTGCCTTGGGTTACGGCTCGTAGTGCTAGGCGGGCTGAGCAGGCGATTGCGGGGGATAGGGGAGAGGTTGCGGCTGGGGCGACTGAGACGCTGCTGACTGCGGCTGATGTGGTCGCTTTTAATGCGACGGACGCGGTACTGGCCGAGTTTGCGGCGGCGGATGCGCGGCTGGCGGCGGCTGAGCGGCGGTCCGCTTGGAGTGCGGGGCTGGGGAACGCGCTGCTGGTGCTCTGTGTCGGCGGAGCGTGCCTCGCTGGACTGGTGTTCGGCAGTCAGGCCGACATCTCGGGGCCGGTGTTCGCGGTGCTGGTACTGACTCCGCTGGCCCTCGCGGACGCGCTCGGTGGCATCCCCGCGACGGCTCAGATCGCCACACGGGTCAAAGCCTCCCTGACAAGAGTGCAGGACCTCCTGAGCGCCCCAACCCCAGTCACGGAGCCCACCACCCCAACCGAGCTACCAGTAGGCCGCGAACTCGTCATCAGCCACCTGGACGCTGGCTACCCCGACCGCCCGGTACTACGGGATGTCGGCCTCACCGTCGCCGCCGGCAGCCGAGTGGTGGTGACCGGCCCGAGCGGCTCAGGCAAGAGCACCCTGGCCTCCGTCCTCCTCCGCTTCCTCGAGCCCACCGCCGGTCAAGTCGCACTGGGCGGCACCCGGATCACCGACCTCAACGGCGACGACGTGCGCTCGGTGATCGGTCTGCTGACCCAGGAGAGCCACGTGTTCGACACGAGCATCCGCGAGAACCTCCTGCTCGCCAGGCCCGGCGCCAGCGACCTACGACTCTGGCGGGCCCTGTACCAAGCCCGTCTGGGCGACTTCGTCGAGAGCCTGCCCGACGGCCTCGACACGATGGTCGGCGAGCACGGCGCCCGCCTGTCCGGCGGAGAACGACAGCGGCTCGCCCTTGCCCGGCTGCTGTTGGCCGACTTCGACATCCTGGTCCTGGACGAGCCGACCGAGCACCTGGACGACGAGACTGGCAGAGCCCTCCTGGCGGACCTGTACGCCGCAGCCGGCGCCCGCTCCGTCCTGCTTCTCACCCACCACCCAGCTCAGGCCCCGTCCTCGACCCACACGCTGGCACTCCCGTTGGCGTCCGAGACCCTTTACGCGGTCTCGGACGCCCAATGA
- the ftsY gene encoding signal recognition particle-docking protein FtsY — protein MSNPQLVTLLADQALIAVIVVVVVLLVGGTTGLVVSRRRKAELPAAKPAPELTEPRVGDDAEEPRDTPTRTLEDTELPEPATATLEKPESAQGRLVRLRARLARSQGSLGKGLLALLSRDKLDDEAWEDIETTLITADVGVAPTQELVEKLRTRVRVEGVTADQARTILREELIALVDPTLDRSLKVDRTDGQPAVVLMVGVNGTGKTTTVGRLARVLIAEDKQVLLGAADTFRAAAADQLQTWGERVGARTVRGPEGGDPASIAFDAVKQGIEEHADVVLIDTAGRLHTKTGLMDELGKVKRVIEKTAEVDEVLLVIDATTGQNGLTQARVFAEVINVTGLVLTKLDGTAKGGIVIAVQRELGVPVKLVGLGEGADDLAPFDAEQFVDALLD, from the coding sequence GTGTCGAACCCTCAGCTAGTCACTCTGCTCGCGGACCAGGCGCTGATCGCCGTCATCGTGGTGGTCGTCGTCCTGCTGGTCGGTGGTACCACCGGTCTGGTCGTCTCTCGTCGCCGCAAGGCCGAGCTGCCGGCCGCCAAGCCGGCGCCCGAGCTCACCGAGCCCAGGGTCGGCGACGACGCGGAGGAGCCGCGGGACACGCCGACGCGGACGCTTGAGGACACCGAGCTGCCCGAGCCCGCCACGGCAACGCTGGAGAAGCCCGAGTCGGCACAGGGCCGCCTGGTCCGCCTCCGGGCGAGACTGGCGCGTTCGCAGGGGTCGCTCGGCAAGGGCCTGCTCGCGCTGCTGTCCCGCGACAAGCTGGACGACGAGGCGTGGGAGGACATCGAGACCACCCTGATCACCGCCGACGTGGGCGTCGCGCCGACCCAGGAGCTGGTCGAGAAGCTGCGGACCCGTGTCCGCGTCGAGGGTGTCACCGCCGACCAGGCGCGGACGATCCTGCGCGAGGAGCTGATCGCGCTCGTCGACCCGACGCTGGACCGTTCGCTGAAGGTCGACCGCACGGACGGCCAGCCCGCCGTCGTCTTGATGGTCGGCGTCAACGGCACCGGCAAGACCACCACGGTCGGCCGGCTTGCCCGGGTGCTGATCGCGGAGGACAAGCAGGTTCTGCTGGGCGCCGCTGACACGTTCCGTGCGGCCGCGGCCGACCAGTTGCAGACCTGGGGTGAGCGAGTTGGCGCCCGGACCGTCCGCGGACCCGAGGGTGGCGACCCGGCCAGCATCGCGTTCGACGCGGTCAAGCAGGGCATCGAGGAGCACGCCGACGTCGTCCTGATCGACACGGCCGGTCGCCTGCACACCAAGACCGGCCTGATGGACGAGCTGGGCAAGGTCAAGCGGGTGATCGAGAAGACCGCCGAGGTCGACGAGGTGCTGCTCGTCATCGACGCCACCACCGGCCAGAACGGCCTGACCCAGGCCCGCGTGTTCGCCGAGGTGATCAACGTGACCGGCCTGGTGCTGACCAAGCTCGACGGGACCGCGAAGGGCGGCATCGTGATCGCCGTCCAGCGTGAGCTCGGCGTCCCGGTCAAGCTGGTCGGCCTCGGCGAAGGCGCCGACGACCTGGCCCCCTTCGACGCCGAGCAGTTCGTCGACGCCCTGCTCGACTAG
- a CDS encoding class I SAM-dependent methyltransferase, producing the protein MAGDKVRALTFGEVAEEYDRVRPGYPPELFEAVLAYSSPATALEIGAGTGKATIVFASGGVRVVALEPDPGMALVLRQHVASLPVTIAMGSLESYEPEEPVDLVYSAQAFHWTSPATRWARTAAALRPGGSLALFWNIERLADSEERRQVETILSEYELKWPGEWPESDHLEPYAEMAELPEFGELRQEIYRWQRTLATADYLAHLGTQSAYLMLEDEERDELLDRLRAVLPEPVTLEMATILYLAKRV; encoded by the coding sequence ATGGCTGGGGACAAGGTACGCGCTTTGACGTTCGGCGAGGTCGCTGAAGAGTACGACCGGGTGAGGCCGGGCTATCCACCCGAGCTGTTCGAGGCCGTGCTTGCCTACTCGTCACCCGCTACGGCGCTGGAGATCGGGGCCGGTACTGGTAAGGCAACCATCGTGTTCGCGTCCGGTGGCGTACGGGTCGTTGCCCTGGAGCCCGATCCCGGCATGGCGCTCGTACTGCGGCAGCACGTGGCTTCGCTCCCGGTGACGATCGCCATGGGTTCGCTGGAGTCGTACGAGCCCGAGGAGCCGGTCGATCTCGTCTACAGCGCCCAGGCGTTCCACTGGACCTCCCCGGCGACCCGCTGGGCTCGTACTGCGGCTGCGCTGCGGCCCGGCGGCTCATTGGCGCTCTTCTGGAACATCGAGCGGCTGGCCGACTCCGAGGAGCGCAGGCAGGTCGAGACGATCCTGAGCGAGTACGAGCTGAAGTGGCCCGGCGAGTGGCCGGAGTCGGATCACCTGGAGCCGTACGCGGAGATGGCGGAGCTGCCGGAGTTCGGCGAACTCAGGCAGGAGATCTACCGCTGGCAGCGCACGCTGGCGACGGCCGACTACCTGGCGCACCTGGGCACCCAGTCGGCGTACCTGATGCTGGAGGACGAGGAGCGCGACGAGCTGCTCGACCGGCTGCGCGCAGTACTGCCCGAGCCGGTCACCCTGGAGATGGCGACGATCCTGTACCTCGCCAAGCGGGTCTAG
- the cydD gene encoding thiol reductant ABC exporter subunit CydD, whose amino-acid sequence MKPLDPRLLRRAKAARVFLVGSVVIGVATGFLIVVQAVLLAHAIAGVVLRGDGVGRVAWLLAGVVAARAVLVWVQEVVAQRAAAAVKSTLRRQVLEHSLKLGPAWLSGERSSALTTLLTKGLDDLDPYFARYLPQLVLAATVPAGVVGWMATGDLIAAGTVVVTLPLIPVFMALVGWATQAHSRRRQHALAVLAHHFSDVVAGLPTLKLFGRAKGQVRAVRQVTDRHRVASMKSLRLAFLSSFVLELLASISVALVAVGVGLRLIDGKLGLETALLVLILAPEAYLPLRQVGAHFHASADGVAASEEVFRVLETPLPERGGRTDVPDLRVTSLHLHDVTVRYPGRDEAALDGFDLDLWPGEVVALAGPSGAGKSTVLAALLGFVVPERGVVIAGGSAADEFTPEDWRRQFAWVPQRPGLRTGTIADNIRLGRPDATDTQVLRALADAGASELDPAQQVGEAGQLLSGGQRRRVALARALVTEAPVLLLDEPTAGLDAEAEATVVSGLRASGRTVLMVAHRPALLAAADRVIEVGQPNPQPSLGLRESLGSVIGVAR is encoded by the coding sequence GTGAAGCCGTTGGATCCGCGGTTGTTGCGGCGGGCCAAGGCTGCGCGGGTGTTCTTGGTCGGGTCTGTGGTGATCGGGGTGGCGACCGGGTTCCTGATCGTGGTGCAGGCGGTGTTGCTCGCTCATGCGATCGCGGGGGTGGTGCTGCGGGGCGATGGGGTCGGGCGGGTGGCTTGGCTGCTGGCGGGGGTGGTGGCGGCTCGGGCGGTGTTGGTGTGGGTGCAGGAGGTGGTGGCTCAGCGGGCGGCGGCTGCGGTGAAGTCGACGTTGCGGCGGCAGGTGCTGGAGCACTCGTTGAAGCTGGGGCCGGCTTGGCTGAGCGGTGAGCGGAGTAGTGCGCTGACCACCTTGCTCACCAAGGGTTTGGACGATCTGGATCCGTACTTCGCTCGGTACCTGCCGCAGTTGGTGCTTGCGGCGACAGTGCCGGCCGGTGTGGTCGGGTGGATGGCTACTGGTGACCTGATCGCGGCCGGGACGGTGGTGGTGACGTTGCCGCTCATCCCGGTCTTCATGGCGTTGGTGGGCTGGGCTACGCAGGCGCACAGTCGTCGGAGGCAGCATGCGCTCGCAGTACTGGCTCATCACTTCTCTGACGTGGTTGCTGGGTTGCCGACGCTGAAGCTGTTCGGGCGGGCGAAGGGACAAGTGAGGGCTGTCCGGCAGGTGACGGACCGGCATCGGGTGGCGTCGATGAAGAGTCTGCGGCTGGCGTTCCTGTCGTCGTTCGTGCTGGAACTGCTCGCGAGCATCTCGGTGGCGCTCGTCGCGGTCGGTGTCGGGCTGCGGCTGATCGACGGCAAGCTGGGGCTGGAGACGGCGTTGCTGGTGCTCATCTTGGCGCCGGAGGCTTACTTGCCGCTGCGGCAGGTCGGTGCGCACTTCCATGCGAGCGCCGATGGGGTTGCGGCTAGCGAAGAGGTCTTCCGGGTGTTGGAGACGCCGCTGCCGGAGAGGGGCGGGCGTACCGACGTACCGGACTTGCGGGTGACTTCGCTGCACCTGCATGACGTGACCGTGCGGTACCCCGGCCGGGACGAGGCTGCCCTGGACGGCTTCGATCTAGACCTCTGGCCAGGCGAGGTGGTCGCTCTCGCCGGGCCGAGCGGTGCTGGGAAGTCGACTGTCCTTGCTGCTCTGCTGGGCTTCGTCGTACCCGAGCGCGGGGTGGTGATCGCGGGTGGGAGTGCTGCCGACGAGTTCACCCCCGAGGACTGGCGCCGGCAGTTCGCCTGGGTGCCACAGAGGCCGGGGCTTCGCACCGGCACCATCGCCGACAACATCCGCCTGGGCCGCCCGGACGCCACCGACACCCAGGTACTACGTGCGCTGGCCGATGCAGGAGCCTCGGAGCTGGATCCGGCGCAGCAGGTCGGTGAAGCCGGGCAACTGCTGTCGGGAGGCCAACGCAGGCGGGTCGCTCTTGCCCGAGCACTCGTCACCGAGGCGCCGGTGCTGCTGCTCGACGAGCCCACCGCCGGGCTGGACGCCGAGGCGGAGGCGACGGTGGTGAGCGGCCTGAGAGCTTCAGGTCGCACGGTGCTGATGGTGGCCCACCGACCGGCGCTGCTCGCCGCAGCCGACCGGGTGATCGAGGTGGGCCAGCCCAACCCCCAGCCCTCGCTCGGCCTTCGGGAGAGCCTCGGATCGGTAATAGGAGTCGCGAGGTGA